GGTCGCGCAGGAGTTGGAGGCGTCGGACGTCGAGCATCAGTTCAGCTTACGGTTCTGTTGAGAAATGCGCGCTGGTCCTTCACGGTTCGGGCGGGCAAGGTGCGATCCATGACGCTCACCGGCTTGTACGTCCCGCTGATCACGCCGTTCGACCGGTCCGGGGCGGTGGCCTTGGACGCTCTCGAAGCCCTCGCCAACGAGGTCCTGGACGCCGGGGCACGCGGTGTGGTCGCGCTGGGCACCACAGCGGAAGTCTCGTCGCTCACCACAGCCGAACAGCAGCTGGTGATCGACGTGGCGGCCGGGGTGTGCCGCGCGCGGCAGGCCCAGTTGGTGGTCGGCGCGAACACCCCGCAGGCGCTGGAAGCGTTGGGTGACCGGGACGTCGTGGCCGCGCTGAGCGTGGTGCCGCCGTTCGTCCGGCCGGGCGAGGCGGGCGTGGTCGCCCACTTCACCCGACTCGCCGCCGACAGCCCCGTGCCGCTGGTCGTCTACGACATCCCGCACCGGACGGGCCAGTACCTGTCGGCGGACACCCTGCGGCGTTTGGCGGCCGTGCCCGGTGTGGTCGGCCTGAAGTACTCGCCTGGCGGGATCAACGCCGACACCGTTGCGTTGTTCGCCGACCAGCCGTCCGACCTGGCGGTTCTCGGCGGCGACGACACGTTCATCTCGCCGCTGCTGGCACTCGGCGCCCACGGCGGCATCCTGGCGTCGGCACACCTCGCCACCGGCGAGTTCGTCCGGCTGATCGAGGCCTGGCACTCCG
This is a stretch of genomic DNA from Saccharothrix ecbatanensis. It encodes these proteins:
- a CDS encoding dihydrodipicolinate synthase family protein, which gives rise to MTLTGLYVPLITPFDRSGAVALDALEALANEVLDAGARGVVALGTTAEVSSLTTAEQQLVIDVAAGVCRARQAQLVVGANTPQALEALGDRDVVAALSVVPPFVRPGEAGVVAHFTRLAADSPVPLVVYDIPHRTGQYLSADTLRRLAAVPGVVGLKYSPGGINADTVALFADQPSDLAVLGGDDTFISPLLALGAHGGILASAHLATGEFVRLIEAWHSGDVTTARLVGGGLAVMSAALFAEPNPTVIKAVLHAQGRIPTPDVRLPLLAAHPDTTEAALTALTAVALTAAERPLATQRG